Proteins encoded within one genomic window of Falco biarmicus isolate bFalBia1 chromosome 14, bFalBia1.pri, whole genome shotgun sequence:
- the TSPAN6 gene encoding tetraspanin-6 isoform X1 — protein MASPSRRLQTKPVITCLKSVLLTYTFVFWVSGIVLLAVGVWGRVSLAVYFSLLDEKATNVPFVLVGAGTVVVLLGTFGCFATCRGSTWMLKLYAMLLSLIFLIVLVAAVVGFVFRHEIKTNFESNLNLALRDYNMTADRHSEAVDTIQRTLHCCGVQNYSDWERTEYFTQKGIPRSCCKSQDDCSEEDLKDPSKAKLKVFVDGCFFLVTSTMESKMSIVAGISFGIACFQLVGIILACCLSQYITNNQYEMV, from the exons ATGGCGTCCCCGTCGCGTCGGTTGCAGACGAAGCCGGTGATCACCTGCCTCAAGAGCGTCCTGCTCACCTACACCTTCGTCTTCTGG gtGTCGGGCATCGTGCTGCTGGCCGTGGGCGTGTGGGGCAGGGTGAGCCTGGCCGTCTACTTCTCCTTGCTGGACGAGAAGGCCACCAACGTCCCCTTCGTCCTGGTGGGCGCTGGCACTGTCGTTGTCCTCCTGGGCACCTTTGGCTGCTTTGCCACCTGCCGCGGCAGCACCTGGATGCTCAAGCTG TACGCCATGCTCCTGTCCCTCATCTTCCTCATCGTCCTGGTGGCTGCCGTCGTGGGGTTCGTCTTCAGGCACGAG ATTAAGACAAACTTCGAGAGTAACCTCAACCTGGCCCTGAGGGACTACAACATGACCGCGGATCGACACAGTGAGGCCGTCGACACCATCCAGAGGACC ctgcactgCTGCGGGGTGCAGAACTACTCGGACTGGGAAAGGACTGAGTACTTCACCCAGAAGGGTATCCCACGGAGCTGCTGCAAGAGCCAGGATGACTGCTCGGAGGAGGATCTGAAAGACCCAAGTAAAGCCAAGCTGAAAGTGTTTGTGGAT GGTTGTTTTTTCCTGGTAACGTCAACGATGGAGTCAAAAATGAGCATTGTGGCTGGAATCTCCTTTGGCATTGCATGCTTCCAG TTGGTTGGCATCATTCTTGCCTGCTGCCTGTCCCAGTACATCACGAACAATCAGTACGAGATGGTGTAG
- the TSPAN6 gene encoding tetraspanin-6 isoform X2: protein MASPSRRLQTKPVITCLKSVLLTYTFVFWYAMLLSLIFLIVLVAAVVGFVFRHEIKTNFESNLNLALRDYNMTADRHSEAVDTIQRTLHCCGVQNYSDWERTEYFTQKGIPRSCCKSQDDCSEEDLKDPSKAKLKVFVDGCFFLVTSTMESKMSIVAGISFGIACFQLVGIILACCLSQYITNNQYEMV from the exons ATGGCGTCCCCGTCGCGTCGGTTGCAGACGAAGCCGGTGATCACCTGCCTCAAGAGCGTCCTGCTCACCTACACCTTCGTCTTCTGG TACGCCATGCTCCTGTCCCTCATCTTCCTCATCGTCCTGGTGGCTGCCGTCGTGGGGTTCGTCTTCAGGCACGAG ATTAAGACAAACTTCGAGAGTAACCTCAACCTGGCCCTGAGGGACTACAACATGACCGCGGATCGACACAGTGAGGCCGTCGACACCATCCAGAGGACC ctgcactgCTGCGGGGTGCAGAACTACTCGGACTGGGAAAGGACTGAGTACTTCACCCAGAAGGGTATCCCACGGAGCTGCTGCAAGAGCCAGGATGACTGCTCGGAGGAGGATCTGAAAGACCCAAGTAAAGCCAAGCTGAAAGTGTTTGTGGAT GGTTGTTTTTTCCTGGTAACGTCAACGATGGAGTCAAAAATGAGCATTGTGGCTGGAATCTCCTTTGGCATTGCATGCTTCCAG TTGGTTGGCATCATTCTTGCCTGCTGCCTGTCCCAGTACATCACGAACAATCAGTACGAGATGGTGTAG